Proteins encoded within one genomic window of Petrotoga miotherma DSM 10691:
- the ortA gene encoding 2-amino-4-oxopentanoate thiolase subunit OrtA → MEIKKGEWVQIHYIALNPEERVSHLPEDTKKVPFELRIKGFLEDEKAEIGDIVTIRTPIGRLVKGKLEKVNPRYEHNFGEPIPELLKVNKDDLLDGEKNG, encoded by the coding sequence ATGGAGATAAAAAAAGGTGAATGGGTTCAAATTCATTACATCGCTTTAAACCCTGAAGAAAGAGTTTCACATTTGCCAGAAGATACCAAAAAAGTACCTTTTGAGCTTCGAATAAAAGGATTTTTGGAAGATGAAAAGGCTGAAATAGGCGATATTGTAACCATTAGAACCCCTATTGGGAGATTAGTTAAAGGAAAATTGGAAAAAGTTAATCCTAGATACGAGCATAACTTTGGAGAACCTATTCCCGAATTATTAAAAGTTAACAAGGATGATTTGTTGGATGGTGAAAAAAATGGATAA
- the ortB gene encoding 2-amino-4-oxopentanoate thiolase subunit OrtB, with translation MDKSYKAVMERQIEIIKKSVGLDYTKYEIEGIAFDYEKMMNESGFSIEEIEKIQKETGVGDTPLVELKNINRLIKKLSDKGKGARIFVKDEQTNPSGSFKDRRASISVYMAKKLWYEGVIAATSGNYGAAVASQAAKRGLKSIIIQECFDSRGVGQPEILEKERSCAAYGSEVVQVSVGPELFYYTLLLLEETGFFNASLYSPYGIAGIETLGVEIANQTKELTGEFPDVVVSTHAGGGLTTGTARGLKKVGAYSTKIVGASVDLRGLHMASDKDFNRKSFTTGHTGFGIPFAVFPDRSDVPRNAARVLRYIDRYVLVTQGEVFYMTELLAKLEGLQRGPAGNTSLVAAFALAREMNEDEIIVVNETEYTGAGKLPTAQLTFAKENGIQVISGDPIKDDKPGERIVIPEDPSQIGYIEIPMSQLKESYINQLIKRLGKTDFTQKEIEFISEEIREDEDSVINLIKKVREESL, from the coding sequence ATGGATAAATCTTACAAAGCGGTGATGGAAAGACAGATAGAGATCATCAAAAAATCTGTAGGACTTGATTACACTAAATATGAAATAGAAGGAATCGCATTTGATTACGAAAAGATGATGAATGAGTCAGGATTTTCAATTGAAGAAATTGAAAAGATTCAAAAAGAAACAGGTGTTGGGGACACTCCCCTTGTTGAACTAAAAAACATAAACAGGTTGATTAAAAAATTGTCTGATAAAGGGAAAGGTGCAAGGATCTTCGTTAAGGACGAACAAACCAACCCATCCGGTTCTTTCAAAGATAGAAGGGCTTCTATAAGTGTATATATGGCAAAAAAATTATGGTATGAAGGCGTTATAGCAGCAACAAGTGGTAATTATGGCGCTGCTGTAGCTTCTCAAGCAGCTAAAAGAGGTTTAAAATCTATTATAATTCAAGAATGTTTCGATTCTAGAGGAGTTGGTCAGCCTGAAATCTTGGAAAAAGAAAGGTCGTGTGCAGCTTATGGAAGTGAAGTTGTCCAAGTAAGTGTAGGACCAGAATTATTTTATTATACCCTTCTTCTTCTTGAAGAAACAGGATTTTTTAATGCATCGCTTTACTCACCTTACGGCATTGCTGGAATAGAAACGTTGGGAGTGGAGATAGCTAATCAAACCAAAGAATTGACAGGGGAATTCCCCGACGTTGTTGTAAGTACCCATGCAGGAGGAGGTTTGACCACTGGAACGGCAAGAGGGTTAAAAAAGGTTGGGGCTTATTCAACTAAGATTGTTGGTGCAAGCGTTGATTTAAGAGGCTTACATATGGCTTCCGATAAAGATTTCAATAGAAAGTCTTTCACTACAGGACACACTGGATTTGGGATCCCGTTTGCGGTCTTTCCTGACAGATCTGATGTTCCGAGGAATGCGGCAAGGGTATTGAGGTATATAGACAGATATGTTCTTGTAACTCAAGGGGAAGTCTTTTATATGACTGAATTACTCGCAAAACTTGAAGGGCTACAAAGGGGACCTGCTGGTAATACCTCGTTAGTTGCAGCTTTTGCTTTGGCAAGGGAAATGAATGAAGATGAAATAATCGTTGTAAACGAAACTGAATACACAGGAGCAGGAAAGTTACCAACTGCCCAACTCACTTTTGCCAAAGAAAATGGGATTCAAGTAATATCAGGTGATCCAATAAAAGATGATAAACCAGGGGAAAGAATTGTGATACCTGAAGATCCTTCACAAATAGGTTATATTGAAATTCCAATGTCTCAATTGAAAGAATCGTATATAAACCAGCTTATAAAAAGACTAGGAAAAACCGATTTTACTCAAAAAGAAATAGAATTTATATCAGAAGAAATAAGAGAAGATGAGGATTCGGTAATAAACTTGATTAAAAAGGTAAGGGAGGAGTCTTTATGA
- a CDS encoding ornithine aminomutase subunit alpha, whose amino-acid sequence MKERADDFQERSKKLQKMTDEELDNYFWKLVEKVVDPLVNLAETHTSPSIERSVLLRIGFNSLQAKALVDKIVQENLLSKGAGNVVYKIAKQKDIGIMEAGEALLNGRFWDDVENIFRGGGTSETSTK is encoded by the coding sequence ATGAAAGAAAGAGCCGATGACTTTCAGGAAAGGTCAAAGAAACTTCAAAAGATGACTGATGAGGAATTAGACAATTATTTTTGGAAATTAGTTGAAAAGGTAGTAGATCCCTTAGTAAATTTGGCAGAAACACATACCTCTCCTTCTATAGAAAGGTCTGTCTTGCTGAGAATCGGGTTTAATTCCCTTCAGGCAAAGGCGCTGGTTGATAAGATTGTACAAGAAAATTTATTATCAAAAGGAGCAGGGAATGTGGTTTACAAAATTGCAAAACAAAAAGATATAGGAATAATGGAGGCAGGCGAGGCATTATTAAACGGTCGTTTTTGGGATGATGTTGAGAATATCTTTAGAGGTGGTGGTACAAGTGAAACTTCAACCAAATGA
- the oraE gene encoding D-ornithine 4,5-aminomutase subunit OraE gives MKLQPNEKINIEAILNDLEHYTPRRKGWTWRKKLPEGTKKSDFNYYEISEDLKNSIPLPAAHYFDNLDPQPDTVITSEIASGRFEEDVRRMRMAAWHGADHIMVIRTLGQSHIDGLIEGTPEGIGGIPITRKQLRATRKALDLIEDEVGRPINFHSYVSGVAGPEIAVLFAEEGVNGAHQDPQYNILYRGINPIRSFVDAAVAKKVMAWANILQIDGAHNANASAKKARNVMPELLVQHAINSLFSLKVGMKKENIALSTVPPVVSPSPEFRINLVYAITLRELFKGYKFRAQMNTRYIESDLFDATRIHVLNTLISRLTSADIQSTITPDEGRNVPWHVNSIRGVETAKHTLISADNIKQYLKIDEEKVRKEVRELKMRAILMLEEIIEMGGYFEALENGMFVDNGYYPERAGDGIARKKNGEIAAGSVVPRDKDYMAPVCEHFGYNALPKGLDKPCDLIGGCTLHNREKIQFIDELDESDNVEKRLQDIKEYKENNLIKPEVEWSYDGWIQLDMTIPESEEYAKAAAVEICKKMGLEDIHVIHSSVLHPSEGTYLELKAKVPFFVKKDELELPKKNDVMSDEELFEFFGKNKVKVVAGTIGNDEHNIGIREILDIKHGGIEKYGINYVYLGTSVPPEKIIDSAIEVGAQAVLASMIITHNEVHVENMKKLHEIAVEKGVRDKLLLIVGGTQITNDLAINNYMDAGFGRGTKGNHVATFLARKLKEREQNE, from the coding sequence GTGAAACTTCAACCAAATGAAAAGATCAACATAGAAGCGATTTTAAATGATTTGGAACATTACACACCAAGAAGAAAGGGATGGACTTGGAGGAAAAAATTACCTGAAGGAACCAAAAAAAGCGATTTTAATTACTATGAGATAAGTGAGGATCTAAAAAACTCAATTCCTCTTCCTGCAGCTCATTACTTTGATAACTTAGACCCACAACCAGACACGGTGATAACATCAGAAATTGCTTCAGGAAGATTTGAGGAAGATGTTAGAAGAATGCGCATGGCTGCCTGGCACGGAGCAGATCATATAATGGTCATAAGAACACTTGGGCAAAGCCATATAGACGGTCTTATAGAAGGAACCCCTGAAGGTATTGGTGGGATACCAATAACGAGAAAACAGTTGAGGGCAACTAGAAAAGCACTTGATTTAATTGAAGACGAAGTAGGTAGACCAATAAACTTTCACAGTTATGTTTCAGGTGTAGCAGGCCCTGAAATAGCTGTATTGTTCGCTGAAGAGGGAGTTAATGGAGCTCACCAAGATCCACAGTACAATATTTTGTACAGAGGTATCAATCCAATAAGATCTTTTGTGGATGCCGCTGTTGCTAAAAAAGTGATGGCTTGGGCGAATATACTCCAAATAGATGGTGCCCATAATGCGAACGCTTCTGCTAAAAAAGCTAGAAACGTGATGCCTGAACTTTTAGTACAACATGCTATAAACTCTCTATTTTCATTGAAAGTAGGCATGAAAAAAGAAAATATCGCTCTATCAACCGTTCCACCTGTAGTTTCACCTTCTCCTGAGTTCAGAATCAACTTGGTCTACGCAATTACATTGAGAGAACTATTTAAAGGTTACAAGTTCAGAGCTCAAATGAACACAAGGTACATTGAATCTGATTTATTCGATGCCACAAGGATTCACGTTTTAAATACCCTCATTTCTCGGTTAACTTCAGCAGACATTCAATCAACTATTACTCCCGATGAAGGTAGAAATGTTCCTTGGCACGTTAATTCTATAAGGGGTGTAGAAACCGCTAAACACACATTGATATCAGCGGATAATATTAAACAATACCTCAAAATCGATGAAGAAAAAGTTAGAAAAGAAGTAAGAGAATTGAAGATGAGGGCTATATTGATGCTTGAAGAAATAATAGAAATGGGTGGATATTTTGAGGCCTTGGAAAACGGTATGTTCGTAGATAACGGGTACTATCCCGAAAGGGCAGGAGACGGAATAGCCAGAAAAAAGAATGGAGAAATAGCGGCAGGTTCCGTTGTACCAAGGGATAAAGATTATATGGCCCCCGTTTGTGAACATTTTGGGTACAACGCCTTACCTAAAGGATTAGATAAACCTTGCGATTTAATCGGTGGTTGTACCTTACATAATAGAGAAAAGATTCAATTTATTGACGAGTTAGATGAGAGTGATAACGTCGAAAAAAGATTGCAAGATATAAAAGAATACAAAGAAAATAATCTTATAAAACCAGAAGTTGAATGGAGTTACGATGGTTGGATACAACTGGACATGACCATCCCTGAATCTGAAGAATACGCAAAGGCAGCAGCGGTCGAAATATGTAAAAAAATGGGACTCGAAGATATTCATGTTATTCATTCTTCCGTTTTACATCCATCAGAAGGGACTTATCTTGAATTGAAGGCAAAGGTACCTTTTTTTGTTAAAAAGGATGAATTAGAACTTCCCAAAAAGAATGATGTGATGAGTGATGAAGAGCTTTTTGAATTTTTTGGTAAAAACAAGGTCAAAGTAGTGGCTGGAACGATAGGTAACGATGAACACAACATAGGTATCAGAGAAATACTAGATATAAAACATGGAGGTATAGAAAAATATGGAATAAATTACGTTTATCTTGGTACTTCTGTGCCACCAGAAAAAATCATAGATAGTGCGATAGAAGTAGGAGCCCAGGCGGTTTTAGCTTCTATGATTATTACTCATAATGAAGTTCATGTGGAAAATATGAAAAAACTACATGAAATTGCTGTAGAAAAAGGAGTTAGAGATAAATTATTACTCATCGTTGGAGGGACTCAGATAACCAATGATTTAGCGATAAATAATTACATGGACGCTGGCTTTGGAAGAGGTACCAAAGGGAATCACGTCGCCACATTTTTGGCTAGGAAACTAAAAGAAAGAGAGCAAAACGAATAA
- the dnaN gene encoding DNA polymerase III subunit beta, with the protein MSFEIDTRVLKNAVQLTTNAVSKKTANPILKGIKLAVEDDELHIYATDLQTGFHKWLKVKDSDENFSTVVEQTIFLEILSNLTSDTITITLDGVLKISGGNSVFRLPTMDPDEFPSLAFDVTGNSISLDRTIITNMIDKVIFCALKDSSSLSRNLNAVYWDFRQGGFLNLVATDSYRLALSESKLEDDNVLSPFLLSLKSMDELKTILSAAKTEKIKVVQSGSQVLFDFEEDNNQLIFNVIDAEFPNYLGIIPQSFITKIKAKTSEFLAIMKRMSITAGSEEYTLLNIEDGRIQFYASSPDVGEAKEEIDVEQEGRNLEIAYSPRYFREALERIETVEFEFDISDEEKPTILKPVEDNSYMFIIMPKRKS; encoded by the coding sequence ATGTCGTTTGAAATAGATACAAGGGTTTTAAAAAATGCTGTCCAATTAACCACCAACGCTGTTTCAAAAAAAACAGCTAACCCTATTTTGAAAGGAATAAAATTGGCTGTAGAAGACGATGAGTTACATATTTATGCTACAGATTTGCAAACCGGTTTTCACAAATGGCTGAAGGTTAAAGATAGCGATGAAAATTTTTCTACAGTGGTTGAACAGACGATTTTTTTAGAAATACTATCAAATCTCACTTCTGATACAATTACTATAACTTTGGATGGAGTTTTGAAGATTTCAGGTGGAAATTCTGTATTTCGATTACCTACCATGGACCCTGATGAATTTCCTTCCCTTGCTTTCGACGTTACAGGGAACTCAATTTCGTTAGATAGAACAATTATTACTAATATGATTGATAAGGTAATTTTTTGTGCTTTAAAAGATTCTTCTTCCCTTTCGCGCAATTTAAATGCCGTTTATTGGGACTTTAGGCAGGGAGGGTTTTTGAATTTAGTCGCCACGGATTCATATAGATTAGCCCTTTCTGAAAGTAAGCTGGAAGATGACAATGTTCTTTCACCGTTTCTTTTATCCCTAAAAAGTATGGATGAATTAAAAACGATACTTTCAGCAGCAAAAACAGAGAAGATAAAAGTGGTTCAAAGTGGTTCTCAAGTTCTCTTTGATTTTGAAGAAGATAATAACCAGTTGATTTTTAACGTTATAGATGCCGAGTTTCCTAATTATTTGGGTATAATTCCCCAGAGTTTTATAACAAAGATCAAGGCTAAGACCTCAGAATTTTTGGCTATTATGAAAAGGATGTCTATAACAGCCGGAAGTGAGGAATATACTTTATTAAATATTGAAGATGGAAGAATACAGTTTTATGCAAGTTCTCCTGATGTTGGCGAAGCAAAAGAAGAGATTGATGTCGAGCAAGAAGGTAGAAATCTTGAGATCGCTTATTCACCGAGATATTTCAGGGAAGCGTTAGAAAGAATAGAGACTGTGGAATTTGAGTTCGATATATCCGATGAGGAAAAACCTACCATTTTAAAACCTGTAGAAGACAACAGTTATATGTTCATAATAATGCCAAAAAGGAAAAGTTGA
- the ispF gene encoding 2-C-methyl-D-erythritol 2,4-cyclodiphosphate synthase: MLKIGFGYDVHPLAENRRLILGGVVINHPKGYGLLGHSDGDVFFHAIIDSLLGMCGLGSIGEYFPESKEFENISSSILLEKTMDLISKRYVIKINNIDAVIISKSVKISSISEQIKNNTSRILNLEVSRINLKGKSGNGLGIGGKDEGIEVYCTTLGEVDEI; the protein is encoded by the coding sequence ATGTTAAAAATTGGTTTTGGTTACGATGTTCATCCTTTAGCTGAAAATAGAAGATTAATATTGGGTGGAGTTGTAATAAATCATCCAAAAGGTTATGGATTATTGGGCCATTCGGATGGAGACGTTTTTTTTCATGCGATAATTGATAGTTTATTAGGGATGTGCGGTTTGGGGTCGATAGGGGAGTACTTTCCTGAAAGTAAAGAATTTGAAAATATTAGTAGCTCTATACTTTTAGAAAAGACTATGGATTTGATAAGTAAAAGATATGTTATTAAGATAAATAATATTGATGCGGTAATCATATCTAAGAGTGTGAAGATCAGTTCTATATCTGAGCAAATAAAAAATAATACCTCACGCATCTTAAATTTAGAAGTGAGCCGAATAAACTTAAAAGGCAAGAGTGGCAATGGTCTGGGAATAGGCGGAAAGGACGAAGGTATAGAAGTTTATTGTACAACGTTAGGTGAGGTAGATGAAATATAA
- the nfi gene encoding endonuclease V: MKYKRIHNFDMSPKDMIKIQKQLAKEVKLIHFSDEPNLVSGVDLSFQKDEGLAVIVTMDFKKLSVIDVTYAVDKITLPYIPGLLAFRELPIFLKAWEKLQIEPDIVFFDGQGYAHPRRMGIATHASFFIEKPTIGIAKSRLIGEYEEPGKKKGEFTFLYHKGEKIGIVLRTRDNVKPVFVSPGNLVDFNNALDFTYHFATKYKIPEITRKAHLYTQSLKQR; this comes from the coding sequence ATGAAATATAAACGTATTCATAACTTCGATATGTCTCCCAAAGATATGATCAAAATTCAGAAACAGTTGGCTAAAGAGGTTAAATTGATTCATTTCTCAGATGAACCAAACTTAGTGAGTGGTGTTGATCTTTCCTTTCAAAAAGACGAAGGATTAGCTGTAATTGTAACAATGGATTTTAAAAAATTATCGGTAATCGATGTAACATATGCCGTGGATAAGATTACCTTACCATATATACCTGGCCTTCTTGCTTTTAGAGAGCTTCCTATCTTTTTAAAGGCTTGGGAAAAACTTCAAATTGAACCTGATATTGTTTTTTTTGATGGTCAAGGCTATGCCCATCCTAGAAGGATGGGCATAGCTACACATGCGTCTTTTTTTATCGAAAAGCCTACTATAGGAATTGCTAAATCTAGGTTAATTGGTGAATACGAAGAACCCGGAAAGAAAAAAGGGGAATTCACATTTCTGTACCATAAAGGTGAGAAAATAGGAATAGTGTTAAGAACAAGAGACAATGTGAAACCTGTATTTGTATCTCCTGGCAACTTGGTTGATTTCAATAACGCCTTAGATTTCACTTATCATTTTGCCACAAAGTATAAAATTCCTGAGATAACTCGAAAGGCACACTTATACACTCAAAGTTTAAAGCAGAGGTGA
- a CDS encoding MFS transporter: MTEKNTRNFIYISMIVFSMVMNTLAPLMTSIQERFSVSITVSSSLPFISTFGTMISNFIGSFFIAQIGYKIFLTGAFIVEILGLVLFVTAFNFPMVVLSAFLLGVATGATFMTLTSAFSHLDRKTQNFGFLNASFGIGGIIAPLLVSLFLVMKLDFRFVYFIHLILISLLFIFVLIYKPIQNIKYEAIKFKEATGIIRKKFVYLSLLIFLFYSGTEIGIITWSGNLFYDVFNYSKEFSSVIISLFWVVFTLGRAITEFLNRKLTELGTIFYFSISLIVSLALLLIFQHFIFFLFVGFSLSAIFPSIQKYTNQNLPKRILGMYNGLAFGSTGIGAMIIATSMGVIGDINFNISYTIPFLTFTIIIFITQKLGKEKLESDK, from the coding sequence TTGACCGAAAAAAACACGCGAAATTTTATATACATCTCAATGATCGTATTTTCTATGGTCATGAACACCCTTGCGCCTCTTATGACTTCCATTCAAGAAAGATTCTCTGTTTCAATAACTGTTTCTTCTTCATTACCTTTTATAAGCACCTTTGGTACTATGATATCCAACTTTATAGGTAGCTTTTTTATCGCCCAGATAGGTTATAAAATTTTTTTGACCGGTGCTTTTATCGTTGAAATTTTGGGTTTGGTTTTATTTGTAACCGCATTTAATTTTCCTATGGTTGTATTATCAGCTTTTTTATTGGGGGTAGCGACTGGGGCAACTTTTATGACTTTAACTTCCGCTTTTTCACACCTTGATAGGAAAACCCAAAATTTTGGATTTTTAAACGCGAGTTTTGGAATTGGAGGTATAATAGCACCCCTTTTGGTTAGCTTATTTTTAGTTATGAAATTAGATTTTAGATTTGTGTATTTTATACACTTAATCTTAATTTCGTTACTTTTCATTTTTGTTTTAATTTATAAGCCCATTCAAAACATAAAGTATGAAGCGATTAAATTTAAAGAAGCCACAGGTATAATAAGGAAAAAATTTGTTTATTTATCATTGTTGATATTCTTATTCTATTCCGGAACTGAAATAGGTATAATAACATGGAGCGGGAACCTTTTCTACGATGTTTTTAATTATTCGAAAGAATTTTCATCTGTAATTATAAGTTTATTTTGGGTAGTTTTTACCTTGGGTAGAGCTATTACGGAATTTTTAAACAGAAAATTAACGGAATTGGGAACCATTTTTTACTTCTCTATTTCTCTTATAGTAAGTCTTGCATTGTTGCTAATATTTCAGCACTTTATTTTCTTTCTTTTCGTTGGTTTTAGTTTATCTGCCATTTTTCCAAGCATTCAAAAATACACCAATCAAAATCTCCCAAAGAGAATCTTAGGGATGTACAACGGGTTGGCTTTTGGTTCTACTGGGATTGGGGCTATGATAATTGCAACTTCCATGGGAGTAATTGGTGATATTAATTTTAATATCTCATATACCATTCCCTTTTTAACTTTTACTATCATCATTTTTATCACACAAAAATTGGGTAAGGAAAAGTTAGAAAGTGATAAGTGA
- a CDS encoding YifB family Mg chelatase-like AAA ATPase gives MKYSKIKTGCIDGFKVENILVEIDVNSRSTQQTFKIVGMPSTSVLESEKRVTSAIRNTGFTIPNGSIVANLSPTSMRKDGSHFDLPIAVSLLEASGQIKELSEDYYIFGELGLNGEVRPVSGISLFLMYIKERNQQAKFIIPRGNQGESKFVEKNEVIVIDSLKDIENISLGILDDYSPKYEDIVQPSYNLDFREIKGQIFAKRGIEIAASGFHNVLMRGSPGSGKTMIAKRVPTILPDMTREEIIESTMIYSVAGYMNTIIDKRPFRSPHHTASTASIIGGGAVPKPGEISLAHNGVLFMDEFPEYRTDVIESLRQPLEDGEVTVTRAKSVANFPARFMLIASQNPCPCGYYGDKEIECTCSLNQILNYNRKISGPILDRIDIRIDTPRVKIDELMSKEDGESSEKIKERVSKASQIQIKRQNKLNGKLSNKEVKKFAALTEKAEDFLKQAAINLKLTARSVNRVVRISRTIADTFDSKNVEVSHVSEALNYRGRKII, from the coding sequence ATGAAATATTCTAAGATAAAAACTGGTTGCATAGACGGGTTTAAAGTAGAAAATATCTTAGTAGAAATCGACGTAAACTCCCGTTCTACCCAACAGACATTCAAAATAGTAGGCATGCCCTCCACATCAGTTTTAGAAAGTGAGAAACGAGTTACAAGTGCCATTAGAAATACTGGGTTTACAATTCCTAACGGATCGATAGTTGCGAATCTTTCACCCACCTCTATGAGAAAAGACGGCTCACATTTTGATTTACCAATTGCCGTTTCCTTGTTGGAGGCGTCAGGTCAGATAAAAGAATTAAGTGAAGATTACTATATATTTGGTGAACTTGGTTTGAATGGAGAAGTTAGACCAGTTTCTGGGATATCTCTTTTCTTGATGTATATAAAAGAAAGAAATCAACAGGCAAAATTCATAATTCCACGGGGAAATCAGGGGGAAAGTAAATTTGTAGAAAAGAACGAGGTTATCGTTATAGATAGCTTGAAAGATATCGAAAATATATCGTTAGGTATTTTGGATGATTACTCTCCAAAGTATGAGGATATTGTACAACCGTCTTACAACTTAGATTTTCGTGAGATCAAAGGTCAAATATTTGCCAAAAGGGGAATAGAGATAGCAGCCAGTGGATTTCACAATGTCTTAATGAGGGGATCTCCCGGTTCAGGAAAAACAATGATAGCTAAAAGGGTTCCAACGATATTACCAGATATGACGAGGGAAGAAATCATCGAATCTACGATGATTTATTCAGTTGCTGGATATATGAACACGATAATTGATAAAAGGCCCTTCAGATCACCTCACCACACAGCCTCGACAGCCTCAATAATAGGGGGAGGAGCCGTTCCGAAACCTGGTGAAATAAGCTTGGCTCACAATGGTGTGTTATTCATGGATGAGTTCCCCGAGTACCGTACGGATGTAATAGAATCTCTAAGACAGCCTTTAGAAGACGGAGAAGTGACGGTAACAAGAGCAAAATCCGTTGCTAATTTTCCTGCAAGGTTCATGCTTATAGCATCTCAAAATCCTTGTCCATGTGGATATTATGGAGATAAGGAGATAGAATGTACGTGTAGTTTGAACCAGATCTTAAATTACAACAGAAAAATATCAGGACCCATATTGGATAGAATAGATATTAGAATAGATACACCAAGGGTAAAAATAGATGAGCTCATGTCCAAGGAAGACGGAGAAAGCTCCGAAAAGATAAAAGAAAGAGTTTCAAAGGCTTCCCAAATACAGATAAAAAGGCAAAACAAATTGAATGGGAAACTTAGCAATAAAGAAGTGAAGAAATTTGCTGCTCTTACTGAAAAAGCGGAAGACTTTTTAAAACAAGCAGCTATCAATTTAAAATTAACAGCAAGATCGGTAAACAGGGTAGTGAGAATTTCACGAACTATAGCCGACACTTTTGATTCAAAAAATGTGGAAGTAAGTCATGTCTCGGAAGCCCTGAATTACAGAGGGAGAAAAATCATATGA
- a CDS encoding thermonuclease family protein, whose product MRKISSFFLLLLVILSAVYANSQELITIPDIENLEKVKVSSILDGDTINTYQYAESIRLIGIDAPEIKAGSKPISEYGYKSYQFVKDRLINVANRNVYLEFDEDKFDNYGRVLAYVYYEDEEGNLILLNEELLKNGLARPLFYEDTSKKQEIFVKAYIQAYEDRKGIFEKYDDESIVVESDALTQKDLGRMRWVKVKVKDVIKEGENYYKIISEGEDFYYGIRKQEFDAFFDGYDIYDLVGEEVMFWGEIWFDQRTGQYEILGRAPFEIKRFVNGVQGEEGV is encoded by the coding sequence ATGAGAAAAATATCTTCTTTTTTTCTATTACTTTTGGTGATTTTAAGTGCAGTTTATGCTAATTCACAAGAATTAATAACAATTCCAGATATAGAAAACCTAGAAAAAGTAAAAGTTTCTTCTATATTGGATGGAGACACAATTAACACTTACCAATACGCTGAAAGTATCAGGTTGATAGGGATAGACGCACCAGAGATCAAAGCTGGTAGTAAGCCTATTAGCGAGTATGGCTATAAGTCGTATCAATTTGTGAAAGATAGACTAATAAATGTTGCAAACAGAAACGTATATTTAGAGTTTGATGAGGATAAGTTTGACAATTATGGCAGAGTTTTGGCGTATGTTTATTATGAGGATGAAGAAGGTAACTTAATATTATTAAACGAGGAATTATTAAAAAATGGATTAGCCCGACCGTTGTTTTACGAAGATACTTCAAAAAAGCAAGAAATATTTGTTAAAGCTTATATCCAAGCATATGAAGATAGAAAAGGGATCTTTGAAAAATACGATGATGAAAGCATAGTAGTGGAATCTGATGCCTTAACCCAAAAGGATTTAGGTAGAATGAGGTGGGTGAAGGTCAAAGTAAAGGATGTTATAAAAGAAGGCGAAAATTATTACAAAATTATCTCTGAAGGCGAAGATTTTTACTATGGAATAAGAAAACAGGAATTTGATGCCTTTTTTGATGGTTACGATATCTATGATTTAGTTGGGGAAGAAGTTATGTTCTGGGGAGAAATATGGTTTGATCAGCGAACTGGGCAATACGAAATACTGGGAAGGGCTCCTTTTGAGATAAAAAGATTTGTGAATGGAGTGCAGGGAGAAGAGGGAGTTTAG
- a CDS encoding GNAT family N-acetyltransferase: MGKYFKKVVGEKCFLSPVNPDDFEKYTEWLNDPEISENMMVEDNIISLLKEKDILEKMAKGNDVLFAIVDLETEELIGNCGLHDINRINQSAVLGIFIGNREYLSKGYGTQAIKLLLNYGFNVLNLNNIMLEVFEYNKRAIRSYQKAGFKEIGRRRQAKFFKNNRYDIIFMDILREEFLEIKDAKGVLG, from the coding sequence ATGGGTAAATATTTTAAAAAAGTAGTAGGAGAAAAATGCTTTTTGTCACCAGTTAATCCTGACGATTTTGAAAAATACACGGAATGGTTAAATGACCCAGAAATATCAGAAAACATGATGGTAGAAGATAATATTATTTCTTTGCTTAAAGAAAAAGATATCTTAGAAAAAATGGCTAAAGGCAACGATGTTTTATTTGCCATAGTGGATTTAGAAACAGAAGAGCTGATAGGTAATTGTGGGTTGCATGACATTAATAGAATTAATCAATCGGCTGTCCTTGGGATTTTTATTGGGAATAGAGAATATCTGTCTAAAGGATATGGTACCCAAGCCATTAAGTTGCTTTTGAATTATGGATTCAACGTTTTAAATTTAAATAATATCATGTTGGAAGTTTTTGAATATAACAAAAGGGCCATAAGATCTTACCAAAAAGCAGGATTTAAAGAAATAGGTAGGCGAAGGCAAGCAAAGTTTTTTAAAAACAATAGATACGATATAATATTTATGGACATTTTGAGAGAAGAATTTCTTGAAATAAAAGATGCGAAAGGAGTATTAGGGTGA